A stretch of Patagioenas fasciata isolate bPatFas1 chromosome 4, bPatFas1.hap1, whole genome shotgun sequence DNA encodes these proteins:
- the LOC136101340 gene encoding melanopsin-like, whose protein sequence is MGTQPHALTKADIPAHVLYTVGTCVLIIGSIGIIGNLLVLYAFYSNKKLRTPQNYFIMNLAMSDFLMSASQAPMCFVNSLHGEWILGDIGCDLYAFCGALFGITSMMTLLAISVDRYLVITMPLRSIQWTSKKRTVQIIAAVWLYSLGWSVAPLLGWSSYVPEGLMISCTWDYVTYSPANRSYTMILCCCVFFIPLIIIFHCYLFMFLAIRRTGRDVQKLGSCSRKSYFSQSMKNEWKLAKIAFVVIIVFVLSWSPYACVTLIAWAGRGNSLTPYSKSVPAVIAKASAVYNPIIYAIIHPRYRKTIHNAVPCLRFLIRISKNDLLRGSINESSFRTSLSSHHSLVGRTKSTCVSSISTGEATTDYTMMHESINCDDFMNSKISKPSLQDETWSDVELDPAEPAHKKLQPRRSHSFSASVRQEKRDLLPETCSCDAATTEKVSFSSSYLEKVLGRVVLHSPPATLVTSSLKAASLPVGLNSSSISRGGNTDTSEMASQESQVNGVLGSIVSNTVPRIIIIPTSETNLFREELEEEETQLFHFPDKKGNLLDLEGLSSSMEFLEAVEKFLS, encoded by the exons ATGGgcacccagccccacgctctGACCAAGGCAGACATACCTGCCCATGTTCTTTACACCGTAGGAACATGTGTGCTCATTATCGGCTCCATCGGCATCATTGGAAACCTCCTAGTTCTCTATGCATTTTACAG CAACAAGAAGCTGAGGACACCCCAAAACTACTTTATAATGAATTTGGCCATGAGTGACTTCTTGATGTCGGCTTCTCAGGCACCCATGTGCTTTGTGAACAGCTTGCATGGAGAGTGGATACTTGGAGATATAG GCTGTGACTTGTATGCTTTCTGCGGGGCACTCTTCGGAATAACCTCAATGATGACTTTACTGGCTATTTCTGTGGATCGCTACCTTGTGATCACGATGCCCCTGCGATCCATCCAGTGGACGTCCAAGAAGCGCACGGTGCAGATCATCGCGGCCGTCTGGTTGTACTCGCTGGGCTGGAGCGTGGCTCCGCTCTTGGGGTGGA GTTCCTATGTGCCCGAGGGCTTGATGATATCCTGTACATGGGACTACGTAACCTACTCCCCTGCAAACAGGAGTTACACCATGATTTTATGTTGCTGCGTGTTTTTTATTCCTCTGATAATAATATTCCATTGCTATCTATTTATGTTCCTGGCCATAAGACGCACTGGCAG agACGTTCAAAAGCTGGGCTCCTGCAGCCGGAAATCCTACTTCTCTCAATCCATGAAGAATGAATGGAAACTGGCCAAAATTGCTTTTGTGGTCATCATTGTGTTTGTCTTGTCCTGGTCTCCATATGCTTGTGTCACCTTGATTGCCTGGGCAGG tcGAGGCAACAGCTTAACACCATATTCCAAATCCGTGCCAGCAGTTATTGCCAAAGCTTCTGCAGTCTACAACCCCATCATCTACGCAATAATTCACCCAAGATACAG GAAAACCATCCACAATGCTGTTCCCTGCTTAAGGTTCCTTATACGAATATCGAAGAATGACCTCCTGAGAGGCTCCATAAATGAATCTTCGTTTAGGACATCTCTCTCCAGCCATCACTCTCTCGTTGGCAGGACCAAGAGCACTTGTGTTTCATCCATTTCCACTGGAGAAGCT ACCACCGATTACACAATGATGCACGAGAGTATCAACTGTGATGATTTCATGAACTCTAAAATATCCAAGCCATCCTTGCAGGATGAG ACCTGGAGCGATGTAGAACTTGACCCTGCAGAGCCAGCTCATAAGAAGCTGCAGCCCCGCCGAAGTCATTCTTTCTCAGCAAGTGTGAGACAGGAGAAGAGGGACCTGCTCCCAGAGACCTGCAGCTGTGATGCAGCAACCACAGAAAAG gtctcattctcctccagctatCTGGAGAAGGTGCTTGGGCGGGTGGTCCTACACAGTCCCCCTGCAACACTCGTGACCAGCTCCCTAAAAGCAGCTTCTCTACCTGTTGGTTtgaacagcagcagcatcagcagAGGAGGCAACACAGACACTTCAGAGATGGCAAGTCAAGAAAGTCAAGTTAATGGAGTCCTGGGCTCTATCGTTAGCAATACTGTCCCTCGCATCATCATCATTCCTACctcagagaccaacctatttcgAGAGGAACTAGAAGAGGAAGAGACTCAGTTATTCCACTTCCCTGACAAAAAGGGCAATCTGCTGGACTTGGAAGGGCTTAGCTCATCTATGGAGTTTCTTGAAGCTGTTGAGAAATTTCTGTCATGA